The following are from one region of the Vitis riparia cultivar Riparia Gloire de Montpellier isolate 1030 chromosome 14, EGFV_Vit.rip_1.0, whole genome shotgun sequence genome:
- the LOC117929513 gene encoding tetraspanin-8-like — protein MGMIGSCCRVTFMLWLYEWVLFLCIIFLLCFTMLASMGVHKSSYKGEPAETIHLRQFSDWLQLNVVDKEDWNAIRSCLSETLFCEGQKQPGAVKGCCKPPAYCGYELKNGTTWTVPKSGLRSKDHDCVTWSNDPRIMCYDCNSCKAGFLARIKNNWRKLSAFFSCLIAFLVINFVIGCCAFRGSRGVDQYQKHGNSN, from the exons ATGGGGATGATTGGTTCATGCTGTCGCGTCACATTTATGCTCTGGTTATATGAATGGGTGCTGTTCTTATGCATAATTTTCCTCTTGTGCTTCACCATGTTGGCGTCCATGGGAGTACATAAAAGCAGCTATAAAGGTGAACCAGCCGAAACTATTCATCTCCGTCAGTTCTCGGATTGGTTGCAGCTTAACGTTGTTGATAAAGAGGACTGGAATGCCATTAGAAGCTGTCTTTCTGAGACTTTATTTTGTGAGGGCCAAAAACAGCCTGGGGCAGTG AAAGGTTGCTGCAAGCCACCTGCTTATTGTGGTTATGAGTTAAAGAATGGTACCACTTGGACAGTCCCAAAATCAGGCCTACGTTCTAAAGATCACGATTGTGTTACATGGAGTAATGATCCGCGCATAATGTGCTACGATTGTAATTCATGCAAGGCAGGGTTTCTCGCCAGGATAAAGAATAACTGGAGGAAGCTAAGCGCTTTCTTTAGCTGCCTCATTGCCTTCCTAGTCATCAACTTCGTGATTGGTTGCTGTGCATTCAGAGGCAGCCGAGGTGTTGATCAGTACCAGAAACATGGAAACTCCAATTGA
- the LOC117930437 gene encoding tetraspanin-8-like, with protein MSGASRCLLACSNFLTFLVSLPLMASVMITHFSSHTSCSHYLLHPLFVIGIVLFVVSILGMIGSCYRITFMLWFYQWLMFLLIFVLLCFTVLSVVEVHSGMRKGVSGESPRLQQFSDWLQMNVVDRQNWLGIKACLSETKICSSPEISPPARGLYRPIKNGCCKPPAHCGYKLKNGTVWTVPSSGLASRDHDCIMWSSEPNTLCYDCESCKAGVLSRIQEDWWRLSIIACCLIAFLVINFMVGCCAFRSSRAFDKYQRCGYKS; from the exons ATGTCTGGAGCCAGTCGCTGCTTGCTCGCATGCTCCAACTTTCTGACATTCTTAGTATCACTCCCTCTCATGGCTTCAGTCATGATTACGCATTTTTCTAGCCATACAAGTTGTAGTCATTACCTGCTGCATCCCCTTTTTGTGATTGGAATTGTCCTTTTTGTTGTGTCAATCCTGGGGATGATTGGTTCATGCTATCGCATCACCTTCATGCTCTGGTTTTATCAATGGTTGATGTTCTTATTGATATTTGTGCTCTTGTGCTTCACGGTATTGTCAGTTGTTGAGGTCCATAGTGGTATGAGAAAGGGTGTGTCTGGCGAAAGTCCACGGCTCCAACAGTTTTCAGACTGGTTGCAGATGAATGTGGTTGACAGGCAGAACTGGCTCGGTATCAAGGCCTGTCTTAGCGAGACTAAAATTTGCTCAAGCCCAGAAATCTCCCCACCGGCGCGTGGGTTATATCGTCCCATTAAG AATGGTTGCTGTAAGCCCCCTGCTCACTGTGGTTATAAGTTGAAGAATGGCACCGTTTGGACAGTCCCAAGCTCGGGCTTAGCTTCTCGAGACCATGATTGCATTATGTGGAGTAGTGAACCGAATACCCTCTGCTATGATTGTGAGTCGTGCAAAGCAGGGGTCCTTTCGAGGATACAGGAGGACTGGTGGAGGCTAAGCATTATTGCTTGCTGCCTAATCGCCTTCCTCGTCATCAACTTCATGGTCGGCTGCTGTGCTTTCAGAAGTAGCCGAGCTTTTGACAAATACCAGAGATGTGGATATAAGAGTTGA